The following DNA comes from Pomacea canaliculata isolate SZHN2017 linkage group LG10, ASM307304v1, whole genome shotgun sequence.
AGCATACCTTCCCTTGAGAATGGAGTTCACTGCGTTTGCAAAAAGAAGTCATTACATCCAAACACCATCGTTTCCTCAATCAGTCGCCATAAAGTCAGATGCACGCAGCcacagagacaagaaacgaGGGAATTTTTTTCGGAGCTTTTGCATCTCTACAGCTCGGCACATGGAGCCGCTCGATATTCTACAACCACAGAGATGGCGGAGACAGAAACACTCAGAGCTCTTCTGGCTTCCGGTATCTGCCAAACAGCTGCGGAGTTTTTCTACGCAGCTTCCGGTATTTTTCTCTCTACTTCCAAGCCCCCACTTCTGTTTCACttttgaagatgatgatgattgttattgttgtttttattaatgtttgttgttgttgttgttgttgttgttgttgttgttgttgttgttgttgttgttgctgctgctgctgctgctgcttctgctgctgctgccgttCACAGATTTTAAATCTTAATCTTTGCACAACTATTTCTCTTGACTTCAAAATCATTCTCAATCACCCCCCCTACCCAATCagatcagaaaaataaaagtttttaaaaaaaattacattcagACAATGTATGCAATAACAACGAATCAGAAAAGATGATCAGGACTAACATGAATGCTTTATTCGGTAAACATTTACATTCAGGATGGACAGCCAGAACTGTGCACATGTCACGACTGGATGCTCTAAGCTCCGAACCGCTCGTACAGAGACTTGAGGAGGTCCATGCGCTGTCTGTTCAGATGGTTGTCAAGGGATGGAGTCTCCTGGAATTTCAAGTAGAACTGTGTTGCCTTGTAGTAGGCGCCCCATGTAACCTTGCTGACTCCCTGGGGCGTGGGATCTCTGGACACAGAGGACATATCATCAGCATCTTTCCTTTCATCATCGTAACCCTTCTGtcttattaattttaattttaacccAGGTATCAGCTCCATACCTTGAGTGGAATGCACATGGAGTACTAGTCGGCTACAACAAGTTTTGTCTCTGATCCACGTTAACCGGCATTTGTGAcaagttattatttttgaaacaatatGATATACTTGATGAGGTTTGTGGCTAGTTctatttgttttatgtaaataGTTACATATGACAGCGAGTAATGTAGGTTATGTCCTACTGACCCATATTTCGCGAGGTTTGTCCACATGGTCATGACGTCAGTGGACACACGCCGGTCAGTGTCTGTCCAGTTTGTGTCGTTTCCAAACGGTTCTCCAAAGACAAATGGAATTTCAGCAGTGTGGGGCACACCTGcagaagacagagaaacaaaattatcGATTAAGTCTTTAAACTGATTGGACGATTTAATTagtatacaataataattaagcTTAAACAACCTTATAATTTTTTAACTGATTGAACTATTTAATTGGTTTATATTAAcaattaaggaaaaaaatggagttGTTGCTACCTTCTATATATTCTCTGTAGCCATGTCAAGACTAAGCTGTCTGCGGTATTTGTGAGAGTTCATACTTTGAGAGGTGGTACAGACATACCTGTCCACTGAGGGTGATTGGAGTTGGGGGACAGGTAGCTGAACTGGTAGACATACTGGCGCGCGGCACTGGAGTTGCTGACGGCGAGCTGCGACTCGTGGATCATGGGGTAGTTGAACCCCAGGTCTGTGTCCAGCTGCAACACGAATGAGACACTGATGTTCAAGATGGTCCGAAACTTACATTACTAGCGATATAGTGTATTGATACGAAATGTCATTCATGGACAGATCTTTGTGCATGAGTGAAAACTTTTAGCCACAACtaagcaacatttatttttattcctccaTAAAAGAATGACTTGCCAGCAAGGCCACTTCTTCACTGAGGTCATCATCTGAGCAAAGTGGAATGCAAGGTGGTGTGTGGAGGTCTGTAGGATGTTCAGTTCTCAGTCCAAACTCACCTGAGCGACTGCCAAGGCGAGCTGCTGGCTGGTGGGCTGCGAGATGCTCTGCACGTATTCCTTGAACAGAGCTCGACCTGCCTCCTGGGGTCCGCGAGGGAAGTTTGAGGCTGCTCGGTTCATTGTCTCTCTTTCAGCCGTGTTTAAGTCGTATTCATTGGGATTGAACCAAACTGGAAACGAAGACACAGAAAGGAATCAAGCCCGAAACTATGACACATGAAAATTGGAAATTTCCTTGTTTACGGTAATAACATCACATGGACAACATTGCATTAATGCCATGATTCTCTTCGTTTAGACAGTGCAGGACAGGCATGAGTGACTGGACTAGACGCAACATGGCGGGATTAATTGAGTAGACAGTGCGAGGCACGACAGGAGAGGAGTGAACCAGAAAGGACACATGTGAACTAGACAGAACAGGACAGGAGTGAACTAGACAGAACAGGACAGGACAGAAGTGAACTAGACAGTACAGGACACGAGTGAACTAAACAGCACAGGACAGGAGTGAACTAGACGGGAAAGGACAAGACACGAATGAACTAGACAAGACAGGACAGGAGTGAACTAGACAGGACAACGTACACTCCATGTCAATGGAAGACTCATCTCTGGTGCAGCCGCGGATGGCGAGAACATCAGCCCCCGCGCCCTCCAGAATGAGCTGTTCAGGAGGTTTGGGCAGAACCCCGAACCCTGTCTCCACGACAGGGATGAACTTGCTGCCATAGTCTGTctgttttcaagaaatattcCTGACAATGACATGTGACTAATTATGACTGTAAAGTAAGACCTCTTCCTACTGCAGTGTCATGGCAATGAGGTTTAAAACCATAATAACTGACTAAAGTAGGGTCCTTCGGACAGTTATGTAATCAATCTTTGACATAAGGCGTTCTACGGACACAACCTTAGGGGTGGATGCCCTACACTATCATAAGTAAAGGCTTCTGCCGGTAGTCAGATTTGAAGAGGTTTAGTCCTCACTCGAATAGAAGCGGCGGCTGTGATGAGGGTGTCCAGAGGCTGACCCTTCAGGCACGAGACGAGAGCGGACGTACCCCTGTCTGTGGGACACCCGACCTTGGCAGCCACGGCCTGAGCCTGAGACAAAGGGGTGGGCGTGGTGGTGGGCAGACTGACGGCCCAGGTGGCCATAGTAACGCCGCTCTCCATGATGGCTTTCTTAACAAGGCCTGTACATGATTGGACAAACGCATCCATGTAAGCAATGGATAAATAAATCCTGTGTTCTATTTCAATATATTAGTATCATTAATATAGCAACAATTAAATATCATGTTTATTAAATGATGACAGTCATTTTGTGATCTGATTTATTTCATCACAATACGAAGGTGGACTTCATTCTCACCTTTGGCAAGCGGTGAGATTCTCAGCTGAGAACTAAGGACACCTCCAGCGCTTTCTCCAAATATTGTCACATCGTCAGGGTTGCCATGGAAACTTGCTATGTTTTCTTTAATCCACTTTAAAGCCTGAATTAAGTCCAGAAGACCGTAGTTCCCGGGACTGGAATCATCTCCAGTCGACAGAAATCCTGGTTTTAGGAAAgcaaaaatatggaaaaattttttttgtaatataacTAGCACCTTGTATAGGTAGTTGAAGGTGTCATAAGAGATGTTATCTGAGATGTGTGTGGTTATTGGTTCATGCGTACAAAGGTGATTTTCGTGTCTGACCAATATATTGTTATGTGTGCTCAAGGAGGTGCAAACCTCAGGCAAACCAGTCCAGAGGTGGACAACTCACCGAGAATGTCCAGCCGGTAGTTGACGGACACGACAACGACTCCCTTCATGGCCAGTTCAGTGCCGTTAGTTCCGGAACCGCTGTTTTCCCAGAAGCCCCCACCGTGAATCCACATCATGACTGGCATCGGCTGACAGTCTGCAGACTGTTGAGTAAGGTTGGAGGCAATAAATGAGTCTCTGGGTATTTTGTTTGGTCAGCTCGCACTATGTGCTTGTGATATTTTCAAACATTGTATGACTTCTGTTTGTACCCTAGTTTACATTACTGCGAACTGTTGGTTTATACTATTGTTTTTATGTCGTAAAATACAATTACTGAATGGCGATCTTGGTTTGTTTTTCCTACGAAGTGTCCCAATTATTTTGGCATTGACCTGGTTTGGAAACAATGATTTCTAGCAGTTCAAAATATTGGCCAGGTGGCAAAGATAAGACAGTAAGATATCCCAGGGACCTTACTAATGCCGTCTCCTGTATGTAGGACTGGTGTGTACACTAACAACACTGACACAGAACTCTAGTATCTGAACCCACAAGCTTTTGTGCTGTTAGTTCTCTTCATTCTCCGCATTCTGCTTAGTCGGTTTTAAATACATATCTTACACAGTGTCTGTGTATGTTGAGTGTCAGACAGTCTTCACTGGTTGGGAATGTAGGTGTCTCGTGCTTCTGTGGACACGCTGGACCGAAGTCGATGGCGTCCCGGGTTCCATCCCAGGGCTCCGCGGGTTGAGTTGGAGAAAAACGCAGTGGCCCTGTTTAACATCGTGAAAACACTCCCGCTTCTtcatttattagtttttatcaTTCAAAAGATCTTTGATCAGCTTCTAGTTCTTGCTGTGTGATAATGAGcatgatgacaatgaagaaaaaCCGTGTTTGTAGGAGGAATGTAGGAAATGTACATCTTGCTAGTGAGACGTGAGTGAACAGGTTGCTGGCGAGAACCAAATGAATGTTAATTATGTTCATTAAAGGACAAAGATTGGCGacataaatgattttttcaCATCTTACCGACAGGCGGTTTAGCGAAGGGAATTCCGAAAAACGTGTCGAGGTACGTTGACGGTCCAGTGCTGACCCTTGACCCCCGCAGTCGCCCTAGTTTCGTGGTGACGACCACGTCCTCTGCCGCGGCGCCGAGGACGCCCACAATCAACATCGCCACCACCGAGTGCATTCTGTACGACTGACGAGCAGCAACTGACGGAGATAACTGTTGTCTTATCCTTAAGGTCGCTGCAACACTCCATCCTCATGCCTGAccttttaaatgttatttttggaCGAGAATAGAGGCTCTTGTCTGTTGTGTCCCTGACATTGAGAGATTTCCTGTAATGTTGCCCAATGACTAATTGTCACGACCTGACGACGGTAGTCTGACATGGCGCATTCTCACCAAACGTCACATACCGGCATTCGCGCATTGCgcattctttttaaatgaaaaacacgagatcacttccagGTTGGGACGTCCGTTTGTTAATACACACCAAAACTTCACAGTACATAACAATGCATACAACTTTCAACCAGAACAGTTTAAATCAACGCTCAGCAAGCACCTTAAATCTCTAAGGGTGCACTACACAGACTAAGGGTGCACATGCACCGCTACTTAATACaaatgtctgagtctttcaGTTCGCTTCTCGAAGGGTCTCAGTTACTTATTAACAGTTCAAACAGCTCTTACCCTGATCATCCTTTAAACTGCATGAACGTCACATTGTCCCTTCCACCTGGGTGCCGAAGGTACTCAGTCTCTACATGCTTCGCtcgtgaggtccgaaactcatGGGGTATCCAAAAATCACGAGGCCCACAATTTCCACTAACATTAGGACATTCACAAGTGACAACCTTCCATCCCCTTCCACCAAACTAAGGCGGGATCATGGGAAAAAActaaggaggcacggactggtccgtgacactaATGTTGGTAGTGCCAGCTCCACTGGTGTCAGTCCGAGCTGGCAGTGATTACAAGCTCGTCACACTGGGCTGCCTTTGTCATCCCGACCTTGCCCCACCACACCTGTGTGAGGTACGGACACCTTGACATCCGAGTCGGTATCTTTGTCTTATCTCTGTCACATGAATCAACGAAAGAAATTCGATAGACGCCCCTTCACCTGACCATGATCCCTCTGTATGGAATTCTCTGCCCCCCAATTCCCGTTTTCTTTGAACTGTGTCTATGTTCGAAGCCTTCAAAtccgagataaaaaaaataaatctctggTTAGAAATCAAACGTACTATTCGTTCACTGCTCAGTTCTTTATCTCCATCCATGCATTTAGTTCACGTCTGCCATAGTGTCATCTCTGTGCTGACTTGTGTTTCTTGTCTGGGGACTGTcggttcatttgtagtcttaTGTGTGAATGGTCCACACGGAAAActcatgtttgttgttgttgttattgttgttgttgttattgttgttgttgtttaatatcACCATCACGAACAACAATAACTTTTCACGAAATACTCAAATCAAGTAATTATGCAATCATGATATCTGTGATgaagaaatatctttttattaACTCATTGATTGGGAAACCACAACCTTCACACAGTGTTGATACATCCCATACAGCGAGTCGGGATTTAGTTCttgaagaaaacaacaagatTGACGATGCTGTGTTGGTCGTCTGATTGCCGGAAAACTGGCACAAATTTTCATAGTTAATTTTAAACCTTCTTTTGTGGTTTTGCAAACACTTTAGAGCATGCAATGCAACAGCTTTTGTGACTTCATCGTCATTGTAACTGCATTTATCCAATGTGGACTCTGGTGCATTTCTGAAAATTGCTACTAAAAATGTGGACATTTCAAATGCATCCAGACAAGTGAGTGAAATATTGTTATTACTTGTGGTTAAAAGCTTATGTAACAGACGACAGCTCCGAAGCCACTAAGCTCCGAACCGCTCGTACAGAGACTTGAGGAGGTCCATGCGCTGTTGGTTCAGATGGTTGTCAAGGGATGGAGTCTCCTGGAATCTCAAGTAGAACTGTGTTGCCTCGTAGTAGGCGCCCCATGTGATGTTGCTGACTCCCTGGGGCGTGGGATCTCTGGACACAGAGGACATGTCATCAGCACCATActtgtcttcttccttccttaaTCA
Coding sequences within:
- the LOC112573523 gene encoding neuroligin 4-like, whose translation is MHSVVAMLIVGVLGAAAEDVVVTTKLGRLRGSRVSTGPSTYLDTFFGIPFAKPPVGPLRFSPTQPAEPWDGTRDAIDFGPACPQKHETPTFPTSEDCLTLNIHRHCSADCQPMPVMMWIHGGGFWENSGSGTNGTELAMKGVVVVSVNYRLDILGFLSTGDDSSPGNYGLLDLIQALKWIKENIASFHGNPDDVTIFGESAGGVLSSQLRISPLAKGLVKKAIMESGVTMATWAVSLPTTTPTPLSQAQAVAAKVGCPTDRGTSALVSCLKGQPLDTLITAAASIRTDYGSKFIPVVETGFGVLPKPPEQLILEGAGADVLAIRGCTRDESSIDMEFWFNPNEYDLNTAERETMNRAASNFPRGPQEAGRALFKEYVQSISQPTSQQLALAVAQLDTDLGFNYPMIHESQLAVSNSSAARQYVYQFSYLSPNSNHPQWTGVPHTAEIPFVFGEPFGNDTNWTDTDRRVSTDVMTMWTNLAKYGDPTPQGVSKVTWGAYYKATQFYLKFQETPSLDNHLNRQRMDLLKSLYERFGA